In Rosa chinensis cultivar Old Blush chromosome 1, RchiOBHm-V2, whole genome shotgun sequence, a genomic segment contains:
- the LOC112182254 gene encoding uncharacterized protein LOC112182254 isoform X1 has protein sequence MNLTISFQVLIELIVLDFNVDWIGRRIVIEKFKDFGIAERVEFQSSGSLQVQIYRILEGHQQQGLILLLSASSQHSFKYPEVCSTCDKGPRRTLAKSGSDHRRSLPVELILIQVSDLHLWTNRLHGSLLSTTDHRFFAGSV, from the exons ATGAATCTGACGATTAGTTTCCAAGTTTTAATTGAATTAATTGTATTGGATTTCAATGTTGATTGGATTGGAAGGAGGATTGTGATTGAAAAATTCAAAGATTTTGGGATTGCTGAAAGG GTGGAATTTCAATCATCTGGTTCTCTACAAGTCCAG ATCTACAGAATTTTGGAGGGTCATCAGCAGCAGG GTCTCATATTGCTGTTGTCTGCATCGTCTCAGCATTCATTCAAATATCCAGAGGTTTGTTCAACTTGTGACAAGGGGCCAAGGAGGACCCTAGCTAAGTCTGGAAGTGATCACCGTCGCTCCTTGCCTGTGGAGCTCATACTGATACAAGTATCGGACCTGCATCTGTGGACCAACCG GCTTCATGGTTCACTGCTTTCTACTACAGACCATCGATTTTTTGCAGGAAGTGTTTAG
- the LOC112182254 gene encoding uncharacterized protein LOC112182254 isoform X3: protein MNLTISFQVLIELIVLDFNVDWIGRRIVIEKFKDFGIAERVEFQSSGSLQVQIYRILEGHQQQGLILLLSASSQHSFKYPEVCSTCDKGPRRTLAKSGSDHRRSLPVELILIQVSDLHLWTNR, encoded by the exons ATGAATCTGACGATTAGTTTCCAAGTTTTAATTGAATTAATTGTATTGGATTTCAATGTTGATTGGATTGGAAGGAGGATTGTGATTGAAAAATTCAAAGATTTTGGGATTGCTGAAAGG GTGGAATTTCAATCATCTGGTTCTCTACAAGTCCAG ATCTACAGAATTTTGGAGGGTCATCAGCAGCAGG GTCTCATATTGCTGTTGTCTGCATCGTCTCAGCATTCATTCAAATATCCAGAGGTTTGTTCAACTTGTGACAAGGGGCCAAGGAGGACCCTAGCTAAGTCTGGAAGTGATCACCGTCGCTCCTTGCCTGTGGAGCTCATACTGATACAAGTATCGGACCTGCATCTGTGGACCAACCG GTGA
- the LOC112182254 gene encoding uncharacterized protein LOC112182254 isoform X2 yields the protein MVHCFLLQTIDFLQEVFSGLTLCKVPERNWTYSFTIPQKKKECNTKTITAGKMEFEAQIAYSAMSELDLPVPAQGSMLVWILVQWAIIVRSSKLPFLQPKAEFDRLIGVWCQTSYKVHTQQQANGRLQ from the exons ATGGTTCACTGCTTTCTACTACAGACCATCGATTTTTTGCAGGAAGTGTTTAGTGGTTTGACATT GTGTAAAGTTCCAGAGAGGAATTGGACATATTCATTTACtatccctcaaaaaaaaaaa GAATGCAATACAAAAACTATTACTGCTGGGAAGATGGAGTTTGAGGCACAAATTGCCTATTCTGCCATGTCAGAACTGGACCTACCTGTTCCAGCTCAAGGATCAATGCTGGTGTGGATTTTGGTCCAATGGGCCATAATCGTCCGGTCATCCAAGTTACCATTTCTGCAACCAAAAGCAGAATTTGATCGTCTCATTGGTGTTTGGTGCCAGACAAGTTACAAG GTGCATACTCAGCAGCAAGCTAATGGCCGCCTACAATAG